ACGGCTGGCCGAAAACGCTTTTGAGTGCTCCCACCGAACCGTCGGTCGATGTCTCTCGAAGACCATGCCGAGGAGCTCGCCTCCGACCTCGGTGTTGACAAAGAGGAGGTCACACGCGACTTGGAAAACCTCGTCAACTACTCCGTCCCGATGGACGAGGCCAAGCAGAGCCTCAGACGGAAGTACGGCGATGGCAGCTCCGGCAACGACGGAACGCCGTCGAGCAAGGCCATCAGCGAGGTCTCGACCGACGACTCGAACGTGACAGTCACCGCCGTGGTGCTCACGTCGGGTCGCCGGTCCATCCAGTACAACGGGGAACAGCACGTCATCCGCGAGGGCGAACTCGCCGACGAGACGGGGAAGATATCCTACACAGCTTGGGACGGTTTCTCCGGAGACCTCCAGCCGGGCCAGACCGTCCGGCTCGGCAACGCCGGCGTCCGCGAGTGGGACGGCCGGCCGGAGCTCAATCTGGGCGACAGCACCGACCCCGAGGTCGTCGACGAAACCCTCGACATCGACTACGATGTCGGTGGCCGCGCTGCGCTGCAGGACCTCGCACCGGGCGACCGCGGTATCACTGTCGAGGTGCAAGTACTGGAGTGCGAGCAGAAGGTCATCGACGGCCGCGACGGCGAGACGACGATTCTCAGCGGCGTCCTCGGCGACGAGAGCGGCCGGCTCCCCTTTACTGACTGGGAACCCCACGATGAAATCGAGGAGGGCGCATCCGTGCGCCTCGAAGAGACGTTCGTCCGCGAGTTCCGTGGCGCACCATCGGTGAACGTCTCCGAGTTCTCAGCAGTGACCGCGCTGGACCGCACGGTCGAGGTGGCCGAAGACGCGCCGCGGCTGTCGATCCGCGGGGCCGTCGAGAGCGGCGGCCTGTTCGACGTGGAGCTGGCCGGCAACGTCATCGAGGTGCGGGACGGCTCCGGTCTCATCGAGCGCTGTCCCGAGTGTGGCCGCGTCGTCCAGAACGGCCAGTGCCGCTCTCACGGCGCTGTCGAGGGCGAGGACGACCTGCGGACGAAAGCCATTCTCGACGATGGAACCGACACCGTCACCGCGGTACTTGACGACGAGCTGACTGCCCGAGTGTACGGCGGTGACCTCGACGACGCCCGCGAGCACGCCCGCGACGCGATGGATAAAGAGGTGGTCGCTGACCGCATCGCCGACCGCATCGTCGGCCGCGAGTACGTCGTCCGCGGGTCACTGTCGGTCGACGAGTACGGCGCGAACCTCACTGCCTCGACCTTTACCGAGGCCGACGACGACCCGGCGACGCGTGCGCAGGCCCTGCTACAGGAGGCGGACACATGAGCGAGTCCGGAGACAGCGGCCCCGGCCGCCGGGAGGTCGCCCATCGGCTGTTCGCCGCGGAGTTCGACGACGCCGACTTCTCCTACTCCGAGTCCGACGAGGAGCGTGCGCCGAACTACGTCGTCACGCCGACCGGCGCGCGGGTCAACCGCCTGTTCCTCGTCGGCGTCCTCACCGAACTCGAACAGGTCAACGACGACGTGCTGCGCGCCCGTGTCGTGGACCCGACCGGCCCGTTCGTCATCTACGCTGGCCAGTACCAGCCCGACGAGCTGGCGTTCCTCGAAGCCGCGGACCCGCCGATGTTCGTCGCCGTCACGGGCAAGGCCCGCACCTTCCAGCCCGACGACAGTGACCGGGTGTTCACCTCGGTCCGACCCGAAAGCATCAGCGAAGTCGACGCGGACACGCGGGACCGCTGGGTCGTCCAAGCCGCCGAGCAGACCGTCTCGCGCATCGGACAGATGGCCAGCGCGAAACAGACCGGTCTGGCCGGGGACGAACTCCGCGTTGCGTTGCTTGATCAGGGCATCGACGAGAGCGCGGCGGCCGGCATCACGCTCGCGCTGGACCACTACGGCACGACCGGCGACTACCTCGACGCGCTCCGAACGACAGCCCTCGACGCCGCTCGCGTTGTTTCCGGTGACACGGACGAAGCGGCAGGGCTGTCGCTGTCACCGGACGACGGGGCCGACGACCCGATTCCGCTGCTTGCCTCCCTCGACCTCGATACTGACGAGTCCACCCCGGAGACGACGGGCGAAGAAAGCGACGCGACAGCCGAATCTGGGTCGCCATCGAAGACAACGACCGCCGACGCGGAAGCGACCGAATCGACGGAAGACGAGGATGCCGATGCGGCTCAGGCGGGTGCGCCCGCGGACGCCGCCGACGCCGAGCCCGCGCCCGACTCGCCCGGCGCACCCGCCGGCGACGAGTCCCCCGGGCCGACTGCCGATGCGGCCACCACCGACGCCCCGGCAGAAACCCCAGACACCGCGGCCGATGCCGGAGCCGACGAGACGACCGCCGGTGACGACGGACCCACAACGCCCACATCGAGCGAGCCCGTGGACGAATCTCCGGCATCGAGCGAGCCGGCGATAGACACCGATTCGACGGGAGAAGACGAGCCGGAACCGTCATCCGAACCCGACAACGGCGACGACCTCGGCGACTTCGACACCGAATTCGAACTGGATGACGGCGAGCGCGAGGAAATCGAACAAGAGTACGGCACTGACTTCCAGAGCGGGACCGAAGTCGATGAGCCCGGCGAGGCCGGCATCGAAACGCCGGACCCAGAAGACCTTGCTGACGCGGCACAGGCGGGTGCGCCCGCGGACGCCGCCGACGCCGAGCCCGCGCCCGACTCGCCCGGCGCACCCGCCGGCGACGAGTCCCCCGAGCCGACTGCCGATGCGGCCACCACCGACGCCCCGGCAGAAACCCCAGACACCGCGACCGATGCCGGAGCCGACGAGACGACCGCTGGCGAGTCCGCCGGTGACGACGCGCCCGCTGAGGACGTTGATATCGAAGACGCCGTCATGGAGGTCATGGACGAACTCGACGACGGCAGCGGCGCCGACCGCGAGGAACTGCTGGCGGCGGTCGTCGACCGCTACGGGGCTGACGCCGACGCGGTGGACAACGCCATTCAGGACGCCCTGATGGGCGGTCGGTGTTACGAGCCCGACGACGGCAAGCTCACGCCGATATAACACGAACAGCGGTTCACAGCCGGTTCCGAGAGCGACCGGGAACCGAGCCGCGGTGCTTTTCTCGCCAGACAGCCAACACAGGAGCGATGCGTGTCGAACCGCTTCCCGACGTTCCAGCGGCTACCGTTGACACCGACGGGGAGCGACTGCTGGCGGTGGCCGACTACCACGCTGGCATCGAGGCGGGGCTCAGATACGAGGGCGTTGAACTCCAGTCGGCCGCCGAGGACCGCCGTGAACGACTGCTGGAGTGTCTGGACCGCGCCCGGGCCGACCGGCTAGTGGTCGTCGGCGATCTGGGCCACGCCATCGGCGACCCCTTCGAGGACGAACGGGCGGAATTCCAAGCACTGTTCGACACCCTCGATGTGCCTGTGACACTGGTGAAAGGGAACCACGACGGCAGTCTGGAGCCGGTCCTGTCTGACCTCAACGCCGATATCGAGGTGACGCCGGGACATGGCACCCGTATCGGTGCTGTCGGGTTCGCCCATGGCCACACTTGGCCTTCGCCGGACGTGCTCGACGCCGATGTCGTCTGTGTCGGCCACGAACATCCGGTCGTCCGGTTGGAAGACAGTGTCGGCGGCACTCAGAAGGAGCGGGCTTGGCTCCGCGGCTCGCTCGTTGCCGGCCCCTTCGCCGAGCAGTTCGACCAGCCGGTCGAGGACACACCGGATATCGTCGTCTTCCCGGCGTTTAACGACCGCTCCGGGGGGACGTGGGTCAACGTCGACGGGCAGGAATTTCTGGCTCCGTTCCTGCCAGAGGGCATGACAGATGTCGAGGCGTTCCTGCTCGATGGCACGCGGTTGGGGGCCTACCGGCAGGTCTGACCCGGATGTCCGTCTCCGCCTAGACTTCCGAGAGCGCCGTTTCGAGCTCGTCGACCAGTTCGGTATTACCGAGGAACGTGGGCGTCCGGTCGTGGATGCCGTCCGGTTCGACGTCAAGCAAGGACTGGGAGCCGTCGCTGGAAGCCCCGCCGGCCGCCTCGACGAGGTACGCGAGCGGCGCTGATTCGAAGTGGACTCGAAGCTTGCCGTTTGGATACCCCGTCGTCTCGGGATAGCCGAACAGCCCGCCATACTCGAGCACCTGAGCCAGATCGGCGACGGTCGCGCCGCCGTAACGGAGCTTCAGGTCCCGCTCGAACGACTGCGCGATATCATTGAATGCATCGCTTCGCTCGCCGGTCTTGCCCGCTAATCCGACCACCGTCGCCTCCGCCGGCAGTTCGAACTGCCCCCAGCGCTCGCTGTGACCGTCTCGGAGGAGGTGTTCCTGAACGACCTCGCGGTCGGACCGTGCAATAGTCAGCGTCGTGTATGGGCCGTACAGCACCATCAGCGACGCGACCATTTCCCGGCCTGCCGCGGGCAGCTCAGCGTCGTAGACTCCGATTATCGTCCCTACGGAGTTGTTCGAGGCGAGGTTCGAGGAGCCATCGAGCGGATCGATAGCGATGCTGTAGCCCTCACCACAGTCGACCACGTCGCTACGCTCCTCGCTCGCATATGCGCCGATACCGTCGATATACGCGAGGGCGTCGAAAAACAGGTCGTCGGCCCACACGTCACCACCGACCTGTTGCTCCCCGCTTGGGTTCTCGCCGGCCGATCTGTTGGCGTAGTTCGCCAGATTGCCGCTGACATAATGCGCCGTATCCTTCACCGCCCGTTCGATCTCATCGAGCGTGTTCACAGGCCATCACCGGCCGCAGTTGCACAGGCGTCAGTCATAGTTCCACATATTCCGGGGCAGCGACATAAGGCTGTACCCGTCTCCCTCACAACGCTCGCAGGCTCTGATTACCGACGGCGTACGAGAGGGGGTGACACAACGTGTTTAACCCGGTGTAGTCGCTAGTGAGAGGCGATGACTGACGGGGTCGCTCGCGGCGATGACGCCTTCACTGCGCTCGGACCAGCCGTCCGCAGTGCGCTCTCCGAGCGTGGCTTCACGACACCGACCGACCCCCAGCGGAAGGCGATTCCGGCCTTAGCCGACGGGCAGGACGCGCTGGTGGTCGCCCCCACCGGAACAGGAAAGACGGAGACGGCGATGTTGCCGGTCTTCGACGCGCTGGCCGAATCTGAGGACCGCTTTGGCATCGGCGCGCTGTACATCACGCCGCTTCGGGCGCTCAACCGCGATATGCGCCAGCGACTCGACTGGTGGGGGGAGACGCTAGGGCTGGAGGTGGACGTTCGCCACGGCGACACGACGGACTACCAGCGCCAGAAGCAGGCCAACGACCCGCCTGACGTGCTCGTGACCACGCCCGAGACGCTGCAAGCGATGCTCACCGGGTCGAAGCTCCGGACGGCGCTCGAAGACGTGGAACATATCGTCATCGACGAGGTTCACGAACTCGCCGCGGCCAAGCGCGGCGCACAGCTGACAGTCGGCCTCGAACGGCTCCGGGAGCTGTCCGGGCAATTCCAGCGGATCGGCCTCTCGGCGACCGTCGGCGACCCCCACGAGGTCGGCCGGTTTCTCACCGGTGGCCGGACGTGTGCCATCAGAGAGGTGGACATCGGCAGCCGGCTCGACATCGAGGTGGTCCGTCCCCAGATCACCGACCGCGACGAGGAACTGTCGAGCGCGCTTGTCACCGACGCCAGCACCGCGAGCCACGTCCGCTACATCGCGGACCTGATAGACGACCACGAGTCCGTTCTGCTGTTCGTCAACACCCGCCAGACCGCCGAGGCACTGGGCTCGCGGTTCAAGGAACTCGGGACCGACCTCGGCGTCCACCACGGCTCGCTGTCGAAAGAAGCGCGGATCGACGTGGAGGACCGCTTCAAGGCCGGCGACCTCGACGCGCTGCTGTGTACGTCTTCGATGGAACTGGGCATCGACGTGGGCCACGTCGACCACGTCGTCCAGTACGGCAGCCCCCGGCAGGTGTCCCGCCTCGTCCAGCGGGTCGGCCGTGCCGGCCACCGCCGCGACCTCGTGTCTTCGGGCACAGTCGTCACCACCGACACCGACGACACGCTGGAGGCGCTGGCGATAGCGAGACAGGCCGAAGCTGGCGATGTCGAGCCGGCAGAAATCCACGACGGGAGCCTCGACACGGTCGCCAACCAAATCGCCGGG
The Haloarcula sp. CBA1129 genome window above contains:
- a CDS encoding Single-stranded DNA binding protein codes for the protein MSLEDHAEELASDLGVDKEEVTRDLENLVNYSVPMDEAKQSLRRKYGDGSSGNDGTPSSKAISEVSTDDSNVTVTAVVLTSGRRSIQYNGEQHVIREGELADETGKISYTAWDGFSGDLQPGQTVRLGNAGVREWDGRPELNLGDSTDPEVVDETLDIDYDVGGRAALQDLAPGDRGITVEVQVLECEQKVIDGRDGETTILSGVLGDESGRLPFTDWEPHDEIEEGASVRLEETFVREFRGAPSVNVSEFSAVTALDRTVEVAEDAPRLSIRGAVESGGLFDVELAGNVIEVRDGSGLIERCPECGRVVQNGQCRSHGAVEGEDDLRTKAILDDGTDTVTAVLDDELTARVYGGDLDDAREHARDAMDKEVVADRIADRIVGREYVVRGSLSVDEYGANLTASTFTEADDDPATRAQALLQEADT
- a CDS encoding metallophosphoesterase, translated to MRVEPLPDVPAATVDTDGERLLAVADYHAGIEAGLRYEGVELQSAAEDRRERLLECLDRARADRLVVVGDLGHAIGDPFEDERAEFQALFDTLDVPVTLVKGNHDGSLEPVLSDLNADIEVTPGHGTRIGAVGFAHGHTWPSPDVLDADVVCVGHEHPVVRLEDSVGGTQKERAWLRGSLVAGPFAEQFDQPVEDTPDIVVFPAFNDRSGGTWVNVDGQEFLAPFLPEGMTDVEAFLLDGTRLGAYRQV
- a CDS encoding class 1 fructose-bisphosphatase; this encodes MNTLDEIERAVKDTAHYVSGNLANYANRSAGENPSGEQQVGGDVWADDLFFDALAYIDGIGAYASEERSDVVDCGEGYSIAIDPLDGSSNLASNNSVGTIIGVYDAELPAAGREMVASLMVLYGPYTTLTIARSDREVVQEHLLRDGHSERWGQFELPAEATVVGLAGKTGERSDAFNDIAQSFERDLKLRYGGATVADLAQVLEYGGLFGYPETTGYPNGKLRVHFESAPLAYLVEAAGGASSDGSQSLLDVEPDGIHDRTPTFLGNTELVDELETALSEV